The stretch of DNA ACGCCCTCAAAGTACGGTTTTTTGAACGAATATTTGTATGCTATTGCGATGGCATCGCCCATGTTAAGCTTTGGCATGTTAACAATTTTTTTACGCAAATTCGACCAGTATATGTCTGCTTCAGCCTCCCCCTCAAGGGCTGTTCTATCAAGGATGGCGCTGTCTGGTACAAGTTCAATCGTAGAATCCGGATGAATAACCATGGCGTAAATTATATCGACATCCATCATCTGGCTATCGTAGCCGAAATCGAAGCTATTGTAGCTCCGCAGCCCCTGAATTGTTATAGGTTTTAAGAGCCCATAGGAAAGAATTGTTTCCCTGCCATCTTCGTCGAATATAACGCTGTCCTGTGAATCGATTATTATTATGTGAGCGTTGGGATAATCGAAGTCGTCGCCTGCGTTAACTATTTTTTCCATAACCTCTGGTGGTGCAACGAGTTCTTTCGGTTTGGCGAAACCAAGTCTTCCCCGTCCAGCTGACGGTCCTGCGCAACCTGCCACGAAAAGGGCAAACAAACATAGCAAAGCTGAACCTAATAAAACCTTGGTTTTCCTATTCATAATAGCCCCTCTTTTTAGCTGTGATAATTTTTATTTACATCCTTTTAAAAGTTCGCATTTCCGATAATTTCCCATTACACGACCGGCTCTTTAAGCAAGCACGCTATTCATCACTTCCACCATTTCATCCATGTCTTTTTTACCGTATTTATCGCTTGAAGCAACAAGAAGCACATTTTCCATCCCCTCAATAATTTTTCCAAGCGCTATCCCGGGCATTACGCCTTTTTCGCAGGCTTTGTGCACTACTTCTTCGGCGTTTTTGGGAAGTTTAACAGCGAATTCGCGGTAAAACGGTGCATTGTAAAGAAGCGATACACCTTCGATTTCCGACAGTTTTTCTGCGAGGTAGTGGGCTCTATCGAAAAGAAGCTTTGAAAGGTATGTGAAACCGTGCTCTCCTAATAATGCAAGATATATCGTGGCTCTCAGGGCACATAGTTGTTGGTTAGTGCATATATTTGATGTTGCTCTTGCTCGTCTTATGTGTTGTTCCCGCGTCTGGAATGTCATAACGAATCCGCGCCTGCCCTCGACATCTTTGGTCATGCCTATTATTCTTCCCGGCATCTGACGCAAAAAATCGCGGCGGGCTGCGAAAAAGCCAAGATACGGTCCGCCATAATAAAGATAGTTTCCGAACTGCTGCCCCTCACCGGCGACCACATCGGCACCGTATTCGCCCGGGGGCTTAAGCATCCCAAGGCTCATGGGGTCCGCAATGCAGACTATGAACAATGCCCCTCTGCTGTGAACGATATCGGCTATACCAGAACAATCCTCCACAACGCCGAAAAAGTTAGGATTTTGGATGATGAAGCATGCTGTTTCATCGTCTATTATTTTTGAGAGTTCTTCCTTTCGGGTTTTCCCATTATCGAGTGGGAGCTCCACAAGTTGTACTCCGAATCCGTGAGTGTATGTTTTTATTACCTCAAGGTATAGTGGATTTAAGCCTTTTGAATAGACTATTCT from bacterium encodes:
- a CDS encoding DUF3857 and transglutaminase domain-containing protein, with protein sequence MNRKTKVLLGSALLCLFALFVAGCAGPSAGRGRLGFAKPKELVAPPEVMEKIVNAGDDFDYPNAHIIIIDSQDSVIFDEDGRETILSYGLLKPITIQGLRSYNSFDFGYDSQMMDVDIIYAMVIHPDSTIELVPDSAILDRTALEGEAEADIYWSNLRKKIVNMPKLNMGDAIAIAYKYSFKKPYFEGVISGASGFQGTEQIHHTENIYLIPKSKWSEVKYKIINDKNGIIKKEEYDWKGYHVLKFWADTVEPIVPEVSMAPPIRFIPLIMFSNVSWQELSKKAWEITEPPMKITDPELKKLVKSLVETCKTELDSVKAIGYWVSQKVRYLGISLGDKEGITPHDVNETFKARSGVCKDKSALAVAMLREA
- the gcvPA gene encoding aminomethyl-transferring glycine dehydrogenase subunit GcvPA, whose product is MRAFHYLPNTDDDRREMLEKIGVKSIDELLARAVPEELMIKGELNLPEGMSDVEVSQILERLAAKNTAATMKTFAGGGAYDMYVPAAVDEISSRPEFYTAYTPYQPEVSQGTLTAIFEFQTMITGLTGMDIANASMYDGASAAAEAVVLAIHRTGRKRIVYSKGLNPLYLEVIKTYTHGFGVQLVELPLDNGKTRKEELSKIIDDETACFIIQNPNFFGVVEDCSGIADIVHSRGALFIVCIADPMSLGMLKPPGEYGADVVAGEGQQFGNYLYYGGPYLGFFAARRDFLRQMPGRIIGMTKDVEGRRGFVMTFQTREQHIRRARATSNICTNQQLCALRATIYLALLGEHGFTYLSKLLFDRAHYLAEKLSEIEGVSLLYNAPFYREFAVKLPKNAEEVVHKACEKGVMPGIALGKIIEGMENVLLVASSDKYGKKDMDEMVEVMNSVLA